The Methylomonas koyamae genome has a segment encoding these proteins:
- a CDS encoding YbdD/YjiX family protein: protein MKFNPQAWLQLWRNLNGDAAYQRYLRHWQAEHAGQQAEPLSRKAFFAAETRRKWSGVKRCC from the coding sequence AATCCGCAGGCGTGGCTGCAGCTCTGGCGCAATTTGAACGGCGACGCGGCCTATCAACGCTACTTGCGGCATTGGCAGGCCGAGCACGCCGGCCAACAGGCCGAACCGCTCAGCCGCAAGGCTTTTTTCGCCGCCGAAACCCGGCGCAAATGGAGCGGCGTCAAACGCTGTTGCTGA